The region GAAAAGATGGCGACGGAAAAGAAATTGGTTGGCTAACATCAGTGTTTGAGGCTGGAACCGTTCGCATGGGCGCCGCAATCATGGCTGTTATTTTTGGCGCATGGTTGGGTCAGCTTATGAACAAGACTGGCGTTACTGAGACAATTATTAAGAAGAGTGCAGAGCTTGGTGGCGATAAGCCCCTGGTAATCACTTTAATTATGTCTGTTGCGGTCGCTGTCCTCTTTACTACACTTTCTGGCTTGGGATCAATCATTATGGTTGGCTCAATTGTTTTGCCAATTTTGATTTCTGTTGGTGTTCCCGCAGCTAGTGCAGCATGTATCTTCTTGATGTCATTCACCACTGGTCTGGCGCTTAATATTGCTAACTGGACAACTTTTGCTAAGCTCTTCAATCTTGATATTGCTCAGGTTCAGGGTTTTGAGGTATATCTGGCTGTTGCAACTGGTATTGCAACTTTAATCATGATTATTGTTGAGTTTAAGCGTAATGGTATTAAGTTTGCCTTCAGTGCTCCAGTTACTGAGCAGAGCAACTCTAAGCAGCTTACTGGTGTTGCAGGCGGTCTTGCAATGCTGACTCCATTGATTCCTATTGTGCTTGTTGCTTTCTTGAAGGTCCCTGTTACCCCAGCATTTACCGTTGGTATTCTGTGGTGCTTGCTGTTTACTTCTAAGAGCTTTAGTAAGGCAATGAATCTTTTGGCAAAGACCTGCTATGACGGTGTTACCGACGCTGGTCCTGCAATTATTTTGATGGTTGGTATTGGTATTCTCTATCTTGCAGTTACCAATCCAACGGTTAAGGCAGTTCTTAATCCATTCCTGCTTGGCATCATGCCACAGAATCTCATTGCATACATTATCTTCTTTGCGGTTCTCTCGCCATTAGCCTTGTATCGTGGACCTATGAACATGTTTGGTCTTGGTTCTGGTATTGCAGCTCTTATCATTGGTCTGAACACCTTGAATCCTCTTGCTGTTATGGGTGCATTCCTGGCTGCAGAGCGTATCCAGGCAGGTGGCGACCCAACCAATACTCAGAACGTTTGGACTGCAAACTTCTGTGAGGTTGACGTCAACACTGTTACTCGTAAGATGCTCCCTTATCTCTGGGTAGTTTCCATCTTTGGTGTAATTCTGTCTGGTGTTCTGTACTTCTAAGCTCTGACCTTGGGACGAGAAGATCCTTTGCGGTCTTCTCGTCTCGTTTTATCTTTGCGGCTGATATGTTGCTGCATATCGAGGAGGAAACGTGAAAGTTCGTATTGGAATTGACGTTGGCGGAACATTTACCGATGCTGTTGCCATCGACAATGATACGTACGAAATTATCGGCACGGTTAAAACGCCTACCACGCATACCGCTGAAGCAGGTGTTGCTGCAGGTATTGTGCAGGTGCTTCATGATGTGATGGAGCAGCATAGCATTAAACCCGAAGATGTTGTCTTCATTGCTCACGGCACCACTCAGGCCACAAATGCTTTACTTGAGGGTGATGTAGCTCAGGTTGGTATTGTGACGCTTGGTAGTGGCCTTCAGGGCGCTAAAAGTAAGAGCGATACTAATGTTGGAGATATTGAACTTGCTGCCGGTAAATTCCTGCGTACCAAAAATGCGTTTGTAGATACGTCTTCTGACGTTGAAGCCGGCATTAAGAGCGCAATTGAACAGCTTTTCTCGGATGGTTCAACTTCTTATGTTGCAGCTGAAGCATTTAGCGTAGACGATCCAACTAACGAGAATGCCGTTATTGCAGAATGCTCTGATAGAGAACTTCCTGCTACAGCCACAAATGACATCTCTAAGCTTTATGGTCTGGCTATTCGTACCCGTACAGCAGTTGTTAATGCATCCATCATGCCAAAGATGCTTGAAGCTGCAAACATGACTGACAAGAGTATTCGTGAGGCTGGTATTGAGTCGCCACTTATGGTTATGCGTTGTGATGGTGGTGTAATGACCGTTGATGAGGTTCGTCATCGTCCAATCCTTACTATTCTCTCTGGTCCCGCAGCTGGTGTAGCTGGTGCTTTGATGTACGAGAAGCTTACCGACGGACTGTTCTTTGAGGTTGGTGGCACTTCCACCGATATTTCTTGCGTTAAAGATGGCAAGGTTATGGTTAAGTATGCGGAAGTTGGTGGCCATAAGACGTATCTCTCGTCATTGGATGTTAGAACCGTTGGTATTGGAGGCGGTTCTATGGTGCAAATTTCTGATGGTAAGGCTGTTGATGTGGGACCTCGTTCTGCCCACATTGCCAACCTGGATTACGAGGTTTACACCAACGCAGAAAAGATTGTGAACCCACGTCTGGTTGCTGTTCGCCCTATGGATGGAGATCCTGAATACGCAGCTATTGAGTGTGATGACGGTCTTCGTGTTTGCTTGACTATGGCCGGCGCAGCAAATCTTGCGGGCTTTGTTCCTGAGGGCGATTATGCTTGCGGTTCTGTTGAAGCTGCTCGTGCGGCATGGGCTCCTCTTGCAGAGAATATGGGTGTGAGTGTTGAAGAGGCAGCAGCTCAGGTTCTTGCATTTGCCGCAAAGAAGAACGGTGCTGTAGCTGAACAACTTATGAAAGACTATGGCATGGACCCTCGTACAACCGTTTACGTTGGCGGTGGCGGTGGCGCTTCCACTGTTGTGTCACACTTGGCAAAGAGCATGGGCCATACCTTCCGTATTGCTAAGAACGCTCCTGTTATCTCAACTATTGGCGTTGCTCTTGCAATGGTCCGTGACATGGTTGAGCGTAGCGTTACCAACCCATCTGACGATGATATCGTTAGCGTCAGGCGTGAGGCAGAAGCTCGCGCTATCAAGATGGGCGCTGCTCCTGGAACCGTTGAGGTTACTGTTGAGGTGGATACACAGCGTCACGTTGTCCGTGCAATTGCTGTTGGTGCTACTGAACTGCGTAGTAAAGATGTTAATGCCACACGTCTGAGTGCAGATGAGCTTAAGAAACTTGTGATAGAGAATCTTGGCGAGGGTGCAGAAAACGTTTCTGAGGTTGCTCATTCTTCCGAGCTCTTTGCCTATACCGCAACCACTACAGAAAAGAAGCTCTTTGGTCTTCTCACCAAGAAACGCACTGCTCTTCGTCTTATTGATTCCGAGGGCGTTATTAGACTTCAGCGTCCTAATGCTGAGGTGCTTCAAGAAACTATTAGTTCATGGCGTAAGGGCGTAACAGCGCTGGTAGAGGACTTAACTGTATACAACGATGGCGGCGCTAATCTGCCAAACGTCTATGTTGTGGTGGGTAAGCGTATCATCGACCTTTCTGGAATGACTTCGCTTGAGCAGATCTTGAGCCTTGCAGCGGTAGAGCTGGGCGGTTATTCATCTGACGAGCCTGTTATTATTGCTGCCACACTTCGTTTGGGCGATTAGACTGACATGCAGAACGCAAAACACACTCTGGCGAGAAAATCGGCAAACCTTGAAGCGGAGTCTATTTCTGATTCTGCTTCACGGTTTCCTTTTCCAACTCGTGAGCTTGCTCT is a window of Lancefieldella parvula DSM 20469 DNA encoding:
- a CDS encoding C4-dicarboxylate ABC transporter — protein: MVQGILILLVFVAVAALMMTKKIPTLLALPLMAILICVIAGVPMFGKDGDGKEIGWLTSVFEAGTVRMGAAIMAVIFGAWLGQLMNKTGVTETIIKKSAELGGDKPLVITLIMSVAVAVLFTTLSGLGSIIMVGSIVLPILISVGVPAASAACIFLMSFTTGLALNIANWTTFAKLFNLDIAQVQGFEVYLAVATGIATLIMIIVEFKRNGIKFAFSAPVTEQSNSKQLTGVAGGLAMLTPLIPIVLVAFLKVPVTPAFTVGILWCLLFTSKSFSKAMNLLAKTCYDGVTDAGPAIILMVGIGILYLAVTNPTVKAVLNPFLLGIMPQNLIAYIIFFAVLSPLALYRGPMNMFGLGSGIAALIIGLNTLNPLAVMGAFLAAERIQAGGDPTNTQNVWTANFCEVDVNTVTRKMLPYLWVVSIFGVILSGVLYF
- a CDS encoding hydantoinase/oxoprolinase family protein: MKVRIGIDVGGTFTDAVAIDNDTYEIIGTVKTPTTHTAEAGVAAGIVQVLHDVMEQHSIKPEDVVFIAHGTTQATNALLEGDVAQVGIVTLGSGLQGAKSKSDTNVGDIELAAGKFLRTKNAFVDTSSDVEAGIKSAIEQLFSDGSTSYVAAEAFSVDDPTNENAVIAECSDRELPATATNDISKLYGLAIRTRTAVVNASIMPKMLEAANMTDKSIREAGIESPLMVMRCDGGVMTVDEVRHRPILTILSGPAAGVAGALMYEKLTDGLFFEVGGTSTDISCVKDGKVMVKYAEVGGHKTYLSSLDVRTVGIGGGSMVQISDGKAVDVGPRSAHIANLDYEVYTNAEKIVNPRLVAVRPMDGDPEYAAIECDDGLRVCLTMAGAANLAGFVPEGDYACGSVEAARAAWAPLAENMGVSVEEAAAQVLAFAAKKNGAVAEQLMKDYGMDPRTTVYVGGGGGASTVVSHLAKSMGHTFRIAKNAPVISTIGVALAMVRDMVERSVTNPSDDDIVSVRREAEARAIKMGAAPGTVEVTVEVDTQRHVVRAIAVGATELRSKDVNATRLSADELKKLVIENLGEGAENVSEVAHSSELFAYTATTTEKKLFGLLTKKRTALRLIDSEGVIRLQRPNAEVLQETISSWRKGVTALVEDLTVYNDGGANLPNVYVVVGKRIIDLSGMTSLEQILSLAAVELGGYSSDEPVIIAATLRLGD